TGTTCTATATTTGGAGTAGATTTTTATATGATTCCCCTTCGCTCTTTCAAGTAGGTTTTTCTTGATGCAAGTCGAGTGATACATTATGTCTACTTTACGTTTTTGTCTCCCCTCGACGAAGAAATTCCATTTCGAGGTTTTCATTGGAATGTCTCCGAGGTTTTTGCACCTCGGGGGTTTTTCAGCGCCGAAAACTTATAAAAGTCTCACTGGGAAGAGATTTTTCCAAAAAATTTACGAAGTCTTCGGTAAAACGATGTAGCGCAGTCTTGGAAAATGAACGTGAACCAAGCCAGTTTTCGGCGTGTCGTTTGCGAGAACAATCGTCTCGTCATCCAAGTGGACCAACTTTCCGAAAATTCTTTCGTGATCGTAATTTTCCGGATGAACGATCACTTCCTGCCCGGCTTTGAGGTCGTATGGTTCGGGTACGACATTTGCGGAAACGATTGGGTTTGGAGAACTCGCGGACGCCGTTTTGAGTACCTCTTCCGCGGTTAACAAAACGGATTCTCCGGCGCCGAATGTTTTCATTCTTGCAAACCATTCATGTACGTTTTCATGACCGGGTACGAGAGGTTTGAATTTACGAATCGTATTTAAGAACCAGAATATTTGATAGATTGCGAAGTCTCCTCGGGCGGGTATCTCTCCGCCGAAAAACTGTTTTTTCGCCAATGCCTTTGCGAACTCGGGAAGAATTTTGGAAAGGCTGAGATGGAGATACGGAACCAGCTTCTCCATATTCTCCCTCGTCAATTTCTCTTGAGGTTGCATCGCCGCGCGATCGTCGACGAGTTCTTGCGGAAGTTTCTGCGCATAGGATCCCATCACGAATTTCGCCACTTTCAAGAATATGTCTGCGTCTACTAATTCTGCAAAAAGGTTAGCCGTTGCCGCGTCGGCGTTTTCAAGCGAGATCGGAGGCTCCGGAAAAATTCCATTGAGTTTTTCAATGATCAATCGTGAATCGCAATAAAGGTCGGATCCGATCTGCAACACGGGCGCCCTTCTATATCCTCCGGTCAAAATCGTTTGATCCGGTTTGGGTAGCGTTACGGGTGTGATTACGGATAACCAACTCGCTTTCTTGTATCCTAAAAAGAGTCGAACTCTTTCGGAATAAGGAGAAGCCGGATAATGATGAAGAATGATTTCTTTTTCTTTGGTCA
The sequence above is a segment of the Leptospira stimsonii genome. Coding sequences within it:
- a CDS encoding glutathione S-transferase family protein codes for the protein MTKEKEIILHHYPASPYSERVRLFLGYKKASWLSVITPVTLPKPDQTILTGGYRRAPVLQIGSDLYCDSRLIIEKLNGIFPEPPISLENADAATANLFAELVDADIFLKVAKFVMGSYAQKLPQELVDDRAAMQPQEKLTRENMEKLVPYLHLSLSKILPEFAKALAKKQFFGGEIPARGDFAIYQIFWFLNTIRKFKPLVPGHENVHEWFARMKTFGAGESVLLTAEEVLKTASASSPNPIVSANVVPEPYDLKAGQEVIVHPENYDHERIFGKLVHLDDETIVLANDTPKTGLVHVHFPRLRYIVLPKTS